A genomic stretch from Spiroplasma endosymbiont of Clivina fossor includes:
- a CDS encoding ATP-dependent helicase, with translation MKEVINLKHLNEKQRLAVLSSEGANRIIAGAGSGKTRVIIYKIAHLIHNLAINSSQILAVTFTNKATNEMKSRLNELVGNDESKYIWIHTYHAFCVRVLRRDIMVLGYTKDFIIIDTVDKINILKNISKNKQYNFDNNEIKKVSSMISYLKNNQLSYCDVINNAFYYEYKQQWLEIYKIYLQYLSKNNMVDFDDLLILTLKLFSQHSEVLQKWQKQFSYVLVDEFQDTNELQFQLINYLVKIHQNITVVGDPDQTIYSFRGAKARLILDFNNYFPNAKTFILNQNYRSIQNILDVANILISYNHSRIAKDLFAMNNRGNKIKLYCGNTSICEANWVIKEIKKLVEKNILLKNILILYRANHLSHHLETALINNYINYRIYGAFKFFERKEIKDVLAYLKTLVYGDELSIIRILNLIKGVGITTINNLIEQSQNSEQSLLKYLMVNVSSLKPSIVKLVTYLKVWKEKLKSYEKITCLAQDFLNNGTYLQQLVDGFEGERLENVKELFNHMENYDLQNYDSLQGIELLQHYLQEVSLYVDQDENSVVQDKVSLMTIHNAKGLEYDFVFVIGLNEGVFPNTLSIEEGITAIEEERRVLYVAITRAKKGLFLSYSKGFSYIANNYCLPSRFITEIDTSLLEIKFN, from the coding sequence TTGAAAGAAGTTATAAATTTAAAACATTTAAACGAGAAGCAAAGATTAGCTGTTTTAAGTAGTGAAGGTGCTAATAGAATTATAGCTGGTGCAGGAAGTGGCAAAACAAGAGTTATTATTTATAAAATTGCTCATTTAATTCATAATTTGGCCATTAATAGTAGTCAAATTTTAGCGGTAACTTTTACTAATAAGGCAACTAATGAAATGAAAAGTCGATTAAATGAATTAGTTGGTAATGATGAATCTAAATATATATGAATCCATACATATCATGCTTTTTGTGTTAGGGTTTTAAGAAGAGATATTATGGTTTTAGGATATACAAAAGATTTTATTATCATTGATACTGTTGATAAAATCAATATTTTAAAAAATATTAGTAAAAATAAGCAATATAATTTTGATAATAATGAAATTAAAAAAGTTAGTAGTATGATTTCTTATTTAAAGAATAACCAATTATCTTATTGTGATGTTATTAATAACGCCTTTTATTATGAATATAAGCAACAATGATTAGAAATCTATAAGATTTATTTACAATATTTGTCTAAAAATAATATGGTTGATTTTGATGATTTATTAATATTAACTTTGAAATTATTTTCTCAGCATTCAGAAGTACTACAAAAGTGACAGAAACAATTTTCTTATGTTTTGGTTGATGAATTTCAAGATACTAATGAATTACAGTTTCAATTAATTAATTATTTAGTAAAAATACATCAAAATATTACTGTTGTTGGTGACCCTGACCAAACAATTTATTCTTTTCGAGGGGCAAAAGCAAGATTAATTTTAGATTTTAATAATTATTTTCCTAATGCGAAAACTTTTATTCTTAATCAAAATTATCGTTCAATACAAAATATTTTAGATGTTGCAAATATTCTTATTAGTTATAATCATTCACGAATTGCTAAAGATTTATTTGCAATGAATAACCGCGGTAACAAGATAAAACTATATTGTGGTAATACTAGTATTTGCGAGGCTAATTGGGTAATTAAAGAAATTAAAAAGTTAGTTGAAAAAAATATTTTATTAAAAAATATTTTAATTCTTTATCGTGCTAATCATCTTTCTCATCATTTAGAAACGGCATTAATTAATAATTATATTAATTATCGTATTTATGGTGCTTTTAAGTTTTTTGAAAGAAAAGAAATTAAGGATGTTTTAGCTTACTTAAAAACTTTAGTTTATGGTGATGAATTATCAATAATACGAATTTTGAATTTAATTAAAGGTGTGGGGATAACAACAATTAACAATTTAATTGAACAATCACAAAATAGCGAGCAATCGCTTTTAAAATATTTAATGGTAAATGTTTCTAGTTTAAAACCATCAATAGTTAAATTAGTTACATATTTAAAAGTTTGAAAAGAAAAACTAAAGTCATATGAAAAAATAACTTGTTTAGCTCAAGATTTTTTAAATAATGGTACTTACTTACAACAATTAGTGGATGGTTTTGAAGGAGAACGCTTAGAAAATGTTAAAGAATTATTTAATCATATGGAAAATTATGATTTGCAAAATTATGATTCATTACAAGGAATAGAATTATTACAACATTATTTACAAGAAGTTAGTTTATATGTTGACCAAGATGAAAATTCTGTTGTTCAAGATAAAGTTAGTTTGATGACAATTCATAATGCTAAAGGATTAGAATATGATTTTGTATTTGTTATTGGTTTAAATGAAGGTGTTTTTCCTAATACTTTAAGTATTGAAGAAGGAATTACTGCTATTGAAGAAGAACGAAGGGTTTTATATGTTGCGATTACAAGAGCAAAAAAAGGATTATTTTTAAGTTATAGTAAAGGGTTTTCTTATATAGCTAATAATTACTGTTTACCTTCAAGATTTATTACAGAAATTGATACTAGTTTATTAGAAATTAAATTTAATTAA